In Micromonospora sp. WMMD980, the following are encoded in one genomic region:
- a CDS encoding saccharopine dehydrogenase NADP-binding domain-containing protein has translation MPPERAYDLILLGATGFTGGLTAEYLARHAPDRLRWALAGRNPAKLAAVRDRLAAIDPGLAELPLLTADVTDPASLRAVAESARVVATTVGPYVHHGEPLVAACAAAGTDYVDITGESEFVDLMYVRHHAEAVRTGARLVHACGFDSIPHDLGAWYTVKQLPADGPVTVDGYVRAGGRFSAGTYHSALTAFARTGEMGRAARARRAVEPRPEGRRVRAVPGRVGRVREFGQWAAPLPTIDPQIVRRSAAARPEYGPDFRYRHFAAMKRLPTVLVSGIGLAAVVGLVKVPPTRRWLLGRLSSGQGPSAEQRAKSWFRVRFVGAGGGRRVVTEVAGGDPGYDETAKMLAESALCLAFDDLPATAGQLTPVAAMGDALLDRLIRAGITFRTLKA, from the coding sequence ATGCCCCCTGAGCGCGCGTACGACCTCATCCTGCTCGGCGCCACCGGCTTCACCGGCGGCCTGACCGCCGAATACCTGGCCCGGCACGCGCCGGACCGGCTGCGCTGGGCGCTCGCCGGCCGCAACCCGGCCAAGCTGGCCGCGGTCCGCGACCGGCTGGCCGCGATCGATCCCGGCCTGGCCGAACTGCCCCTGCTCACCGCCGACGTGACCGACCCGGCGTCGCTGCGGGCGGTCGCGGAGAGCGCCCGGGTGGTCGCCACCACCGTCGGCCCGTACGTGCACCACGGCGAGCCGCTGGTGGCCGCTTGCGCCGCCGCCGGCACCGACTACGTCGACATCACCGGGGAGTCGGAGTTCGTCGACCTGATGTACGTGCGGCACCACGCCGAGGCGGTGCGCACCGGGGCGCGGCTGGTGCACGCCTGCGGCTTCGACTCGATCCCGCACGACCTGGGCGCCTGGTACACGGTCAAGCAGCTCCCGGCGGACGGGCCGGTCACCGTGGACGGCTACGTGCGGGCCGGCGGCCGGTTCTCCGCCGGCACCTATCACTCGGCGCTCACCGCGTTCGCCCGTACCGGCGAGATGGGCCGGGCCGCGCGGGCCCGCCGGGCGGTCGAGCCGCGACCGGAGGGCCGGCGGGTGCGCGCGGTGCCCGGCCGGGTCGGTCGGGTCCGCGAGTTCGGCCAGTGGGCGGCGCCGCTGCCCACCATCGACCCGCAGATCGTCCGCCGGTCGGCGGCGGCCCGCCCCGAGTACGGGCCGGACTTCCGCTACCGGCACTTCGCCGCGATGAAGCGGCTGCCCACCGTGCTGGTCTCCGGCATCGGCCTGGCCGCGGTGGTGGGGCTGGTGAAGGTGCCGCCGACCCGGCGCTGGCTGCTCGGGCGGCTCTCCTCCGGGCAGGGGCCGAGCGCCGAGCAGCGGGCGAAGTCCTGGTTCCGGGTGCGGTTCGTGGGCGCCGGCGGCGGCCGGCGGGTGGTGACCGAGGTGGCCGGCGGCGACCCCGGCTACGACGAGACCGCCAAGATGCTCGCCGAGTCGGCGCTCTGCCTGGCCTTCGACGACCTGCCGGCGACGGCCGGCCAGCTCACCCCGGTGGCCGCGATGGGCGACGCGCTGCTCGACCGCCTCATCCGCGCCGGCATCACCTTCCGCACCCTGAAAGCGTAA
- a CDS encoding redoxin domain-containing protein: MPPRTIRHAGVVVVLAATLAATGACAVGPERAAPAGAVAAAPTTTATASPAAPPTPARPATVPTKLSFAGKTLDGTAFSAAALAGRPVVLWFWAPWCATCASQAWTVAEIAPKYRDTVPIVGVAGLGEQQAMKDFVTEFDLAGTPQLDDRAGAVWRRFKVAEQSTFVILDRDGKVVHQGFLDGESLTRQVETLALR; the protein is encoded by the coding sequence ATGCCACCCCGTACCATCCGGCACGCCGGCGTCGTCGTCGTGCTGGCCGCCACCCTCGCCGCCACGGGGGCCTGCGCGGTCGGCCCGGAACGGGCCGCGCCGGCCGGCGCGGTGGCCGCCGCGCCCACCACGACCGCCACCGCGTCGCCGGCCGCGCCGCCCACGCCCGCGCGGCCGGCCACGGTGCCGACGAAGCTGTCGTTCGCCGGAAAGACCCTCGACGGTACGGCGTTCTCCGCCGCCGCCCTGGCCGGCCGGCCGGTGGTGCTCTGGTTCTGGGCGCCCTGGTGCGCCACCTGCGCCAGCCAGGCGTGGACCGTCGCCGAGATCGCCCCGAAGTACCGGGACACCGTGCCGATCGTCGGCGTCGCCGGGTTGGGCGAGCAGCAGGCGATGAAGGACTTCGTCACCGAGTTCGACCTCGCCGGCACGCCCCAGCTCGACGACCGCGCGGGCGCGGTGTGGCGCCGGTTCAAGGTGGCCGAGCAGAGCACGTTCGTGATCCTCGACCGGGACGGGAAGGTGGTCCACCAGGGCTTCCTGGACGGCGAGTCACTCACCCGGCAGGTCGAGACGCTGGCCCTCCGATGA
- the serS gene encoding serine--tRNA ligase codes for MLDMELIRKDREAVATALAKRLDPAEVTRALDDIQRLDQERRALITEIDAERQRRKAEARAYAEAKRSGGTPQPTAPEAERKQLAELESQLDEVQTRLRSVMSELPNLPADDVVAGGKEANRVVRTFGEAPAIEKVRDHVELSRALGLVDHERGVKLGGSGFWMYTGLGARLEWALVNWLIERNIQAGYEFLLPPHLLLDTAGFAAGQFPKFYDDVYHLDKQSAPRGQFLLPTSETAILGAYQDEILETTKLPLKAFAYTPCYRREAAGSHSDERGTVRGHQFNKVEIFQFTLPEQADAALEAMVGHVEGLVSQLGLHFQTSLLAAGDSSASMRKTLDVEVWMPSTGKYKEVSSVSWGGDYQARRAAIRYREPGGKQTRFVHTLNGSALATSRLFPAILEQCQQPDGSVVVPEVLRDKLGTDRLTAAR; via the coding sequence ATGCTCGACATGGAGTTGATCCGGAAGGATCGCGAGGCGGTGGCGACCGCGCTGGCGAAGCGTCTGGATCCCGCCGAGGTCACCCGGGCGCTGGACGACATCCAGCGGCTCGACCAGGAGCGACGCGCCCTCATCACGGAGATCGACGCCGAGCGGCAGCGCCGCAAGGCCGAGGCGCGCGCGTACGCCGAGGCGAAGCGGTCCGGCGGCACGCCGCAGCCGACCGCCCCGGAGGCCGAGCGCAAGCAGCTCGCGGAGCTGGAGTCCCAGCTCGACGAGGTGCAGACCCGGCTCCGCTCGGTGATGAGCGAGCTGCCGAACCTGCCCGCCGACGACGTGGTCGCCGGCGGCAAGGAGGCCAACCGGGTGGTGCGGACGTTCGGCGAGGCGCCGGCCATCGAGAAGGTCCGCGACCACGTGGAGCTGAGCCGCGCGCTCGGCCTGGTCGACCACGAGCGGGGTGTGAAGCTCGGCGGCTCCGGCTTCTGGATGTACACCGGCCTGGGCGCCCGGCTGGAGTGGGCCCTGGTCAACTGGCTGATCGAGCGGAACATCCAGGCCGGCTACGAGTTCCTGCTCCCGCCGCACCTGCTGCTGGACACCGCGGGCTTCGCCGCCGGCCAGTTTCCGAAGTTCTACGACGACGTCTACCACCTCGACAAGCAGTCCGCCCCGCGCGGCCAGTTCCTGCTGCCCACGTCGGAGACGGCGATCCTCGGCGCCTACCAGGACGAGATCCTGGAGACCACGAAGTTGCCGCTGAAGGCGTTCGCCTACACCCCGTGCTACCGGCGGGAGGCGGCCGGCTCGCACTCCGACGAGCGCGGCACGGTGCGCGGCCACCAGTTCAACAAGGTGGAGATCTTCCAGTTCACGCTGCCGGAGCAGGCCGACGCCGCGCTCGAGGCGATGGTGGGGCACGTCGAGGGCCTGGTCAGCCAGCTCGGCCTGCACTTCCAGACCAGCCTGCTCGCCGCCGGAGACTCCAGCGCGTCGATGCGCAAGACGCTCGACGTCGAGGTGTGGATGCCGAGCACCGGCAAGTACAAGGAGGTGTCGTCGGTCTCCTGGGGCGGCGACTACCAGGCTCGCCGGGCGGCGATCCGCTACCGCGAGCCGGGCGGCAAGCAGACCCGGTTCGTGCACACGCTCAACGGCTCGGCGCTGGCCACCAGCCGCCTGTTCCCGGCGATCCTGGAGCAGTGCCAGCAGCCGGACGGCTCGGTGGTGGTCCCCGAGGTGCTGCGCGACAAGCTCGGCACCGACCGCCTCACCGCCGCTCGCTGA
- a CDS encoding MerR family transcriptional regulator yields the protein MTAVESELRSIGELARASGLTVSELRFYDRSGVLTPARVDPVTGYRWYTGDQVDPARLVAGLRRVGMPLAGIAEALRHRHRPAEVHRLLDTHLRRLEDGLADARRELSRIRRLIDPEETTMTTRLALSRTDLAAAVAAVRFAVGADPALPALSGVLLSVEPDGVHLFATDRHRLAVARVDATVDGPPVGALLPVAAVDELRALLDTDVPTVDAVVAAGRVTFSVAGRTLAVTALPYDFPDYRRLLRAQVGDAPAYRIPVDGAALRAALTADGVRVCHRTHGGVAHEVVALGLDGRGELRLVDPAAVDGTDDGLRVGVNREYLLDALDAGGSQLVLELDGPITPLAVRRADDAHAFSILMPVRL from the coding sequence ATGACGGCCGTGGAGAGCGAGCTTCGCAGCATCGGTGAGCTGGCCCGGGCCAGCGGGTTGACGGTCAGCGAGTTGCGGTTCTACGACCGCTCCGGCGTGTTGACCCCGGCCCGGGTCGACCCGGTGACCGGCTACCGCTGGTACACCGGCGACCAGGTCGACCCGGCCCGGCTGGTGGCCGGGCTGCGCCGGGTCGGCATGCCGCTGGCCGGCATCGCCGAGGCGCTGCGGCACCGGCACCGGCCGGCCGAGGTGCACCGGCTGCTGGACACGCACCTGCGCCGACTGGAGGACGGCCTCGCCGACGCGCGTCGCGAACTCTCCCGGATCCGTCGCCTGATCGACCCGGAGGAGACCACCATGACCACCCGCCTCGCGCTGTCCCGCACCGACCTGGCCGCCGCCGTGGCCGCCGTGCGCTTCGCCGTCGGCGCCGACCCGGCGCTGCCGGCGCTGTCCGGCGTGCTGCTGTCGGTCGAGCCGGACGGCGTACACCTGTTCGCCACCGATCGGCACCGGCTGGCGGTGGCCCGGGTCGACGCCACCGTCGACGGCCCGCCGGTGGGCGCGCTGCTGCCGGTGGCCGCGGTGGACGAGCTGCGCGCGCTGCTCGACACCGACGTGCCCACCGTCGACGCCGTCGTCGCGGCGGGCCGGGTGACGTTCTCCGTCGCCGGTCGCACGCTGGCCGTCACCGCGCTGCCGTACGACTTCCCGGACTACCGCCGGCTGCTGCGGGCGCAGGTCGGCGACGCGCCCGCGTACCGGATCCCGGTGGACGGCGCGGCGCTGCGCGCGGCGCTCACCGCCGACGGGGTCCGGGTCTGTCACCGGACGCACGGCGGCGTCGCGCACGAGGTGGTCGCGCTCGGCCTGGACGGCCGGGGTGAGCTGCGGCTGGTCGACCCGGCTGCGGTCGATGGCACCGACGACGGCCTGCGGGTCGGGGTGAACCGGGAGTACCTGCTCGACGCGTTGGACGCCGGCGGCAGCCAGCTCGTGCTGGAGCTGGACGGGCCGATCACGCCGCTGGCGGTCCGCCGGGCCGACGACGCGCACGCGTTCTCCATCCTCATGCCGGTGCGCCTGTAG
- a CDS encoding alcohol dehydrogenase catalytic domain-containing protein, whose protein sequence is MRALCWEGADALAVRQVPDPELRNAHDMIVRVRRSVTSGGDLPLLAGQVPEAAAGEVLGHEFLGEVVEVGSEVRRHRVADRVVVGAAVACGVCWFCRQGMLACCDNGTGGPAAEPEWGPPAAGCYGRPARLGGFAGGHAEFVRVPYADVGAFAVPEEVDDDRAVFAADAAPAGWHGAELGGVAPGDVVAVWGAGAVGQLTAAAAVARGAARVIVVDEHDDRLRMAARHTGAEPLDHRSVDALGELRERSGGRGADVCVDAAGPPPARARWPGGAPDGGAALREAVHACRKGGTVVLLGGGTAFVDRFPLGAVTDKGLAVRGGSRARPGAIPALLDRMARGELVTEHLATHRLPLDRGADGYALFRDRADGCVRAVFTP, encoded by the coding sequence GTGAGGGCGCTGTGCTGGGAGGGCGCCGACGCGCTCGCGGTGCGCCAGGTGCCCGACCCGGAGCTGCGTAACGCCCACGACATGATCGTCCGGGTGCGTCGCAGCGTGACCTCCGGCGGCGACCTGCCGCTGCTGGCCGGACAGGTGCCCGAGGCGGCCGCCGGCGAGGTGCTCGGGCACGAGTTCCTCGGTGAGGTTGTCGAGGTCGGGTCGGAGGTGCGCCGGCACCGGGTCGCCGACCGGGTCGTGGTCGGCGCGGCGGTCGCCTGCGGGGTGTGCTGGTTCTGCCGGCAGGGCATGCTGGCCTGCTGCGACAACGGCACCGGCGGGCCGGCGGCCGAGCCGGAGTGGGGACCGCCCGCAGCCGGGTGCTACGGCCGACCGGCCCGCCTCGGCGGCTTCGCCGGCGGCCACGCCGAGTTCGTCCGCGTCCCGTACGCCGACGTGGGCGCGTTCGCCGTGCCCGAGGAGGTCGACGACGACCGGGCGGTCTTCGCCGCGGACGCCGCCCCGGCCGGCTGGCACGGCGCCGAGCTGGGCGGCGTCGCCCCGGGTGACGTGGTGGCGGTCTGGGGCGCGGGCGCGGTCGGCCAGCTCACCGCCGCGGCGGCGGTGGCCCGCGGCGCGGCCCGGGTGATCGTGGTGGACGAGCACGACGACCGGCTGCGGATGGCCGCCCGGCACACCGGCGCCGAGCCGCTCGACCACCGGTCGGTGGATGCCCTGGGCGAGCTGCGGGAGCGCAGTGGCGGCCGGGGTGCGGACGTGTGCGTGGACGCGGCGGGGCCGCCACCCGCCCGGGCGCGGTGGCCGGGCGGCGCGCCGGACGGCGGGGCGGCGCTGCGCGAGGCGGTGCACGCCTGCCGCAAGGGTGGCACGGTGGTGCTGCTCGGCGGCGGGACGGCGTTCGTGGACCGGTTCCCGCTCGGCGCGGTCACCGACAAGGGCCTGGCGGTACGCGGCGGCAGCCGCGCCCGGCCGGGCGCCATCCCCGCGCTGCTGGACCGGATGGCCCGGGGCGAGCTGGTCACCGAGCACCTCGCCACCCACCGGCTGCCGCTGGATCGGGGCGCCGACGGGTACGCGCTCTTCCGGGACCGGGCCGACGGCTGCGTCCGGGCGGTGTTCACCCCGTGA
- a CDS encoding NADH-quinone oxidoreductase subunit NuoF family protein codes for MMRTTVPPVACVGEPRLTAGFSEFGRLDLLAHEEVHGPIGPMEPAALLRLAEAIDLKGKGGAGFPFARKLRAVLESCERQDLAAVVVVNATEGEPASWKDKVLLTRAPHLILDGAALAAFALDAEEIVIGVADDDVGRPSLTEALQERRMPVPTTIVTVPHRFISGEGGALVNGINGLPHIPPGTKKRSSDSGVNGLPTLLSNAETYAQLAIAARIGPYEYAALGTDDEPGTVLLTVTGSAKRPAVVECAAGTPLREILDLCEVPPGPGILMGGYHGKWITAEAAARAEVSRRGLTAVGGTLGAGIIVPLGADTCPLGETAQVVRYLAGESAGQCGPCKMGLPDLARSVDLAVSGSAPIELVRAAAGDVKGRGACSHPDGTARFALSAMEVFADDLRLHATGEGCGKRVKGVMGLPGAPDGNPQKLALDWSRCDGHGLCAHVVPDFIRLDGNGYPAFPPTPVPTWLREGALKAVKVCPELALRLVKSE; via the coding sequence GTGATGCGGACGACCGTCCCGCCGGTCGCCTGCGTCGGCGAGCCCCGCCTGACCGCCGGCTTCTCCGAGTTCGGCCGGCTCGACCTGCTCGCCCATGAGGAGGTGCACGGCCCGATCGGGCCGATGGAGCCGGCCGCGCTGCTGCGGCTCGCCGAGGCGATCGACCTCAAGGGCAAGGGCGGCGCGGGCTTCCCGTTCGCCCGCAAGCTGCGCGCGGTGCTCGAATCCTGCGAACGGCAGGACCTCGCCGCCGTCGTGGTGGTCAACGCCACCGAGGGCGAGCCGGCCAGCTGGAAGGACAAGGTGCTGCTCACCCGGGCCCCGCACCTCATCCTGGACGGCGCCGCGCTCGCCGCGTTCGCGCTCGACGCCGAGGAGATCGTGATCGGGGTGGCCGACGACGACGTGGGCCGGCCCTCGCTCACCGAGGCGTTGCAGGAACGGCGGATGCCGGTGCCGACCACCATCGTGACCGTGCCGCACCGGTTCATCTCCGGTGAGGGCGGCGCGCTGGTCAACGGCATCAACGGCCTGCCGCACATCCCGCCCGGCACCAAGAAGCGCTCCAGCGACTCCGGCGTCAACGGGCTGCCCACCCTGCTCTCCAACGCCGAGACCTACGCCCAGCTCGCCATCGCCGCCCGGATCGGCCCCTACGAGTACGCGGCGCTCGGCACCGACGACGAGCCGGGCACCGTGCTGCTCACCGTCACCGGGTCGGCGAAGCGGCCGGCGGTGGTGGAGTGCGCGGCCGGCACCCCGCTGCGCGAGATCCTCGACCTGTGCGAGGTGCCCCCCGGGCCGGGCATCCTGATGGGCGGCTACCACGGCAAGTGGATCACCGCCGAGGCGGCGGCGCGGGCCGAGGTCTCCCGCCGGGGGCTCACCGCGGTCGGCGGCACGCTCGGCGCCGGCATCATCGTGCCGCTCGGCGCCGACACCTGCCCGCTCGGCGAGACCGCCCAGGTGGTCCGCTACCTGGCCGGCGAGTCCGCCGGACAGTGCGGCCCGTGCAAGATGGGCCTGCCCGACCTGGCCCGCTCCGTCGACCTGGCGGTGTCCGGCAGCGCGCCGATCGAGCTGGTCCGGGCGGCGGCCGGTGACGTGAAGGGGCGCGGCGCGTGCAGCCACCCCGACGGCACCGCCCGGTTCGCGCTCTCCGCCATGGAGGTGTTCGCCGACGACCTGCGGCTGCACGCCACCGGGGAGGGCTGCGGCAAGCGGGTCAAGGGCGTGATGGGCCTGCCCGGGGCGCCGGACGGCAACCCGCAGAAACTCGCCCTGGACTGGTCCCGCTGCGACGGCCACGGGCTCTGCGCGCACGTGGTGCCGGACTTCATCCGGCTCGACGGCAACGGCTACCCGGCCTTCCCGCCCACCCCGGTGCCGACCTGGCTGCGCGAGGGCGCGCTCAAGGCGGTCAAGGTCTGCCCCGAACTCGCGTTGCGGCTGGTCAAGTCCGAGTAG
- a CDS encoding cytochrome c biogenesis CcdA family protein, which yields MTGALLLALTAGMLGAVNPCGFAMLPAYLSLLVTGPGDGRGAVGRALTATAGLTLGYALVFGAFGLAVAPAADWLRPRLPWLTVTLGVLLALAGVWLLAGRRLPTPRPLRTAPRLVRTWPSMVVFGAAYALTSLSCAIAPFLAIVVTSLRVGSPLRGLALFGAYALGMALVVGVAALAVALLRGRVVARLRGAGAWAPRLSGLVLLIAGGYVAWYGWYEVRLAQGRHDAFGDPVVRAAAAVQQALVRTLDGAGPALLAALALALLVACVRRGPLLTPPVEEGPPVNAAQDARRGPAEPAPAREVVSERR from the coding sequence ATGACCGGCGCGCTGCTGCTCGCGCTGACCGCCGGCATGCTCGGCGCGGTCAACCCGTGCGGCTTCGCGATGCTGCCCGCGTACCTGTCGTTGCTGGTGACCGGCCCCGGCGACGGGCGCGGCGCGGTCGGCCGGGCGCTCACCGCCACGGCCGGGCTGACGCTGGGGTACGCGCTGGTCTTCGGCGCGTTCGGGCTGGCCGTGGCGCCGGCCGCCGACTGGCTGCGCCCCCGGCTGCCCTGGCTGACCGTCACCCTCGGCGTGCTGCTGGCGCTGGCCGGTGTCTGGCTGCTCGCCGGCCGGCGGCTGCCCACGCCGCGCCCGTTGCGCACCGCGCCCCGGCTCGTCCGCACCTGGCCGTCCATGGTGGTGTTCGGCGCGGCGTACGCGCTCACGTCGCTGAGCTGCGCGATCGCGCCGTTCCTGGCGATCGTGGTGACCAGCCTGCGGGTCGGCTCGCCGCTGCGCGGGTTGGCGCTGTTCGGCGCGTACGCCCTCGGGATGGCCCTGGTGGTGGGCGTGGCCGCGCTCGCCGTGGCGCTGCTGCGCGGCCGGGTGGTGGCCCGGCTGCGCGGCGCCGGCGCGTGGGCGCCGCGGCTGAGCGGCCTGGTGCTCCTGATCGCCGGCGGCTACGTCGCCTGGTACGGCTGGTACGAGGTGCGGCTGGCCCAGGGTCGGCACGACGCGTTCGGCGACCCGGTGGTGCGGGCCGCCGCCGCCGTCCAGCAGGCGCTGGTGCGCACGCTGGACGGCGCCGGCCCGGCGCTGCTCGCCGCGCTCGCGCTCGCGCTGCTCGTGGCGTGTGTAAGGCGGGGCCCCTTGTTAACGCCTCCGGTAGAGGAGGGGCCCCCTGTTAACGCGGCGCAGGACGCGCGACGGGGGCCGGCGGAACCGGCCCCCGCGCGAGAGGTGGTCAGCGAGCGGCGGTGA